The following nucleotide sequence is from Cryptococcus neoformans var. grubii H99 chromosome 5, complete sequence.
TCAATTCCACCGCTTTTGAGGACAAgaatgaggaagggaagctGAACTTTGTCGGCAGCAAGACGGAGACTGCTTTGTTGCGCTTCGCCAAAGACATGGAATGGCCTAATTACAGACAGGTCAGAGAGTCTGCCGAAATTGTCCAAATGATACCTTTCAGTTCTGAGCTCAAAGCTATGGGCGTCGTTGTCAGAAAAGATGACACATACCGACTATACCTGAAAGGAGCCAGTGAGGTCTTGAGCAACAACTGCACTAGGCATGTCGTGGTACATCAAGACGGCAATAAAGGTGATGATATTGAGACCACCGAGTTCGACGATGACACCATGAGCAACATCTCCAAGACCATCATTTTTTATGCCAACCAATCTCTTCGTACAATTGCCCTTTGTTACCGCGATTTCGAATCTTGGCCGCCCGCAGGCACTGAGAAGGACGGGGCAGATGAGGTACCTTATGAGGCGATTGCGAAGGATATGACTCTCATTGCCATAACTGGTATTGAAGACCCGCTCCGACCGGGTGTAAGAGAGGCGGTAGAGAAATGCCAACTAGCAGGCGTAGCTGTGAAAATGTGCACTGGCGACAATGTCTTAACGGCGCGATCCATAGCTTCACAATGTGGTATATTCACTGCTGGAGGTGTGGTAATGGAAGGTCCGCTCTTCAGAAAGGTACGCACTTATCGTCTTCTCTGACCGGTTCCTGATTTTTTGTTAGCTGTCTGATTCAGATCGTTTGGAAATTGCCCCTCGTCTCCAAATTCTGGCTCGATCATCACCTGAAGACAAACGACTTCTAGTTAAGACACTGAAAAGCATGGGCGAAGTTGTTGGTGTAACCGGTGATGGTACCAATGACGGTCCTGCGCTAAAACTTGCGAATGTTGGATTTGCGATGGGTATTGCGTAAGTGGACGACATGAGCAGTGATAAGCTAGTATGATTGACTATATTGCTCGTAGCGGGACTGAGGTTGCTAAGGAAGCATCTGACATTATCCTCATGGATGATTCATTCAAGAATATCGTTCTCGCCATTATGTGGGGTAGGTGTGTTAATGACTCGGTCAAGAAGTTCCTGCAGTTCCAAATTTCCGTGAATATCACGGCCGTATTCATCACATTTATCTCTGCCGTCGCATCGTCCAGCGAAGAGTCTGTCTTGACTGCTGTTCAACTTCTTTGGGTCAACTTAATTATGGACACCTTTGCCGCCCTGGCGCTTGCCACCGATCCTGCGACTGAATCGTCCCTTGACCGCAAGCCTGACAGGAAGAATGCGCCTCTGATAACCGTGGAAATGTTCAAAATGATCATGGTTCAGGCTATCTATCAGATCATTGTATGCTTGGTGCTGCACTTTGCTGGTCTAAAGATTCTTGGGCTGGAGGACAATGATCAGAACAATACAGAACTTGGAGCGTTGGTCTTCAACTGCTTTGTTTTCTGTCAGATTTGTAGGTGCTGTCAAACGCACCCCGAAAGATGAGTTTAACTTGCCTCGTTATAGTCAACCAATTGAATTGTCGTCGGCTCGATCGCAAACTCAATGTTCTTGAAGGATTCTGGCGCAATTGGTATTTTATTATCATCTTCCTGATCAGTACGTATCTTTCAATTTACTCATGGTCTGTGACTAAACAGCTTTTCACATAGTGGTCGGTGGCCAAATTCTGATTGTGGAAGTTGGCGGGGCCGCGTTCCAGGTGACTCGGCTTGGTGGTCGTGATTGGGGAATCACTCTTGTCATCGGTGcactttctcttcccattGGTGCCCTCGTTCGGTTGACGCCTACAGGGCCATTTGCCCGACTTCTTGTCAAACTGCACATATATGCGGACCCTAACAAGCTTCCTGAGCTGTCTCcagaggcggaggaagagcagtaCTCTTATAATCCAGCTCTGAGCAGGGTGAAAGATAATCTCTCAACTTACGCCCGCATTCGAGGCGGTAGGCTGCGAGCCAGTTCAATGGTAGCAAAAAGTAGAAACGCTCAGCTGCGTGATGCTGATATCCAATTGTACGTGATTTCATTTGGGTAGATAGTACTCTCTGACATTGTATATAGCCCATCACTCCTCACTATGGTACCTACAGTCATTGCAGGTACAGTGGGCGCTGGTGCGCACTGGGTAACTCCCCACAACTCAATTGGGCTTTCGAATCCTGCCGGGCAAGATCCATCATATTCGACGGCTGAGCTCTTTAAGGGTAAAGTTCAACTACACCCACGAACAAACCCGGATGACCCGTTGTATGCCAAATTCGGTCTGCAACCTCCTGAGTCCCGCGGATCATCGGTCTCGGGTGCTGAGGGGCTTAGCTCAGGCGATGCCAACAATGTCTAATCTAACAAAAATGTCAAGCTGGAAACATTTAGAGAGGGCAGAAAATAGTGTATTTCATGCGTGCTGCAGTAGTTAATAGACAAATGGGAGTGTTGTACATAATTAGAGTTCGGGATAGAGTCTTGTCAGTCTTTGTTCCCGAGTACATGTAGGGGGCTTGAAAAATATGGTTCTGATAGCTGGGTGGGCGTCGATCACAATTTGTGCTCATATACATAAGAGACATGGGTGATTCATGCAATAATGTACAAACGTAGGCCAATTGTAACTTACAACGGTACCAATAGCGACAATAGAGGCAATAATGGCGAAGATCAGCCATTGTTAGAGAGCACATGCGCGGAGACCTACGCCACAGGGTTCATTCGATAAATTACGAGTGCCGAGCCTACGTGTAGCAGCAAGATATTTACCATGAGAGGACAAGAACGGACATAATCTAGTAGATCTCGATGAAAGCTTGGCCATCAGCATGTAATATCCAACCGTTTcgtggagaagggaggcaTCAAATAGGCCGCCGAATACCGCCTCTAACGAAGCCTTTTGCGACATTCGTTGATGACACTCGTTAGGGGTTGCGGTAATGAGTACACGTATACCCTATGACAGTGCTTGTTGCATTTCAGCTTGGTTGCAGATTACTGAGCGTCGGTGCCACAATTGCATGTACTATGTAGAAGAACGAAGGACGAATGAAGAGAATATGCAGCGCAGTGAAGAAACAAGCAATCTCGcccttctccaccactgCTGCTTTTTTATTTATATGCTTAAACGCCATTATCGTATATTATTAGCGCCAGCGCGAGATCACTCTTGCCTTAGCGCGCGCTGGCGTTTATAACGACACCGAATCTTCGCCAGTCATGCATCCATCGCGCTTGCGTCTGACCGGCAAAGTACGTATGAGACATCGGGCATGCTCGGGCCCTTGGGAATTGCTGTAATCGGCAAGACCACTACGTACTGCTATCGTACCGTAGAGATATTTGGTCAGCAGTAGATGCTAGCTTCAAGGTCGTATCAAATGGTGCCATCGACCAACGGTCGTGTAACCAAGCACGCATGCCGGTAACGCCTCCTGCGGTAAAAATCAGTCAGTACATTTGGTACCACATATAAGACATAGTATTATAGATGCAAAACTATTAACCTAACAATCACAAAATTCCTGTGAGCAAGAGCTTATTACCTCTAGTTTCACGAACAACATATCTCTGGCTGAACCTCTCCTTCCGAATTCAAGGGCAACTGATTACTGCCTTAGTGATTACGAGGAAACGGCCAGAATGTACGGGAGTCTCGGCGTCTCCATTCTTCTGATGGCAGCTACACCAATTGTACTAGCCAAAATTCAAGAAGGCGGCGGTTATAGCCAACAGCTCGACCCTTGGAACGACGAATATGCGAACACTCCTGACTTGAGTTTTAGTGGAGTAGCAAGCTTTGCCCATCTTCCACATAAAAGATGCTTGGACATCAGGGATGCAGCATTTGATATTGCTCTATTGGGAGTACCTTTTGACTCTGCTGTTTCATTTCGGCCCGGTACGTGAACTAATCTTTGCACTTGGAACCACTGATGTTGATATGTCACAGGCGCGAGGTTTGGACCATACGCTTTGAGAAGTGGTGGGTACCGCGGACATGGGCTTGTTTAAATGTATGCTGATACTGTATCGGTTGTGCTTTCCAGGCTCACGAAGGCAGCGACCTGATCGTGGCTACAGCAGCAGGTTAGAAGTCAACCCATATTCAGGAGACCTCTCCATAGTGAGTTCCACGATATTTGGACGATTATTGAGCGCTAAACAGCATTTCATCTATCTTAGCTTGATTGTGGAGATGTTCCTGTGACTCCATTCGATCCTGCGACTGCCATAAAGCAAATCAACGCAGCGTATCGATCCTTACTCCATCATCCTGTTGTATCACCAGAAAAGATGCAAAACCTAAACATGCAGAGAGGTCTCGATGGAAAGATACACCCCCGGATCATTACTCTGGGCGGCGATCATACCATTGTGGGTAATGGAAAAGCACGGGTTGCTGTACTGCTGATGTAGGCCAAAGGTTCTTCCTATCCTCGATGCTGTTCATGAAATCTATGGGCCAGTCTCTGTCATTCATTTCGATGCTCATATCGACACATGGAACCCATATCGATATGTTGGTAGTGTCTCGGTCCAGGCTGAACTTAACCATGGGACTTTCTTTTGGCATGCGTATGAGAAAGGTTTCATAAAGCCTAATTCATCCATCCACGCCGGTATAAGAACCCGTTTTGGGGTAAGTGATTGACACTAAGAATTCTACGATATTGACTGCTACAATTAGGGGCCCCaggatttggaagatgatgtgacTGCAGGATTTGATCTTATCCATACTTTTGATTTGGATGACTTTGGGGTTGATTGGATCTCAGAGAAGATTAAAAACAGAATCGGTGGTGGACCGGTCGTGATTAGTCTTGACGTCGATGTCATGGACCCTGCCTTCGTACCTGCTAGTAAGCATCTGAGACATCTCGGACAACTGCAGTGTTGATATGACATAGCTGGCACGCCCGAGTCCGGTGGATGGACTTCTCGAGAGCTTCGTAGGATCCTACACTCACTGAGTGGACTCAATATCGTAGCCTTGGACATTGTGGAACTTTCGCCTGCTTATGATACCAATGGTGGGTGGCCCCCTTTCTACAATTCAAACGCTTGCTTAATCCTACTATGCTAGCCGAGATATCCGCCATTGCCGCAGCGGACATGGTGTATGATTTTTTGTCTATCCTCACTCTCGGTGTAGATAATCGTAACGACGCTGTCAGTGGGATAAAGACATCGAAGGATGAGCTTTGACCATAAGAACAGAGCTTGCTGTAAAGATGGACTCGTCATAGACAAAAGAATAATGGATTATAGTGTTAACTATCAGCACTGAATATACAACAACTCCATATAAATTATTGTTATTTGTTGAGTTTACAGTAGGATCCACCCGTTGACGGTTGTCCGAAATATACCAATTGCGCTTTACGGTTAAGAAGGCAGTTTGCAATAAATACGGCCATCAAACACCGTACGCTGTACTACGGCTCAAGGGGAATTTAGCCGTTCGTGATTGGCAGCAAGTCTCTCGTTGCTGTTGTATACGTTATATGTGTTGTTTTCTTGCGTAAGTCAGGAGCGTAtatgtcttcttcttgtctttgtGGGTAGCATATTATTATTTAGAGGACGCAAGCCGAAGTTCCAAACGGTGAAAAGGGCCGACGGAGTTATACGTAATTATAAAAACGCATAAATTCATTATTACGAAGAACGGAGAAAAATAAATCTGACATCATCTGACCTTGTTTTATTATGCCGACGACAAGGTTAGGTTATTATTAGACGCGCAGCTGGGGGTTCTCGTTCGTTGTGAAATCATCTTTCAATTCAAGTTGTCGCAAGTTAATATAAGTAACAGTGGTGCggtggacgaggatgtGCATAGTAAAACTCTGTGATTAGGAGTTGACGGTTGATGTTGACGGTTGACGGTAATAGATTACGGAGTAAGGTAAAGATCCCTAACTTTATTTAGCTTTTGATGAACCGCCTCGCGAGTCGAAAAATAGCAACCGAATGTAAGCAGTCAGGGTAATTTTGGAGGGCGATGAGAGTGTGACGCATGTTTGCCGCTTCGGCTTGAGCGAGAATCTCTAGGATTTCCTTAGACGATGCGGAAAGGGAAATGAGCAACGAGCAAGGAGAATGCCGAACACAATGCATGCATGCTAGGCCACGCAAGCAGCACGGGAAAGCAGCAAGGGAAAGCAACAAGGGAAAAACTTAGTGGACGGAAAATCACAGCACAGCAACATAACAAACCGCAAAACAAAAGGTAGAAGTAAAAATAGCAAATAGCGCAGAATAACCGACATCGCCCTCATAAAACGAAGGCTCAAAGCTCGGCTGCTGATTCTCatttctctcatctccattcttctttctcatcgTATTACCTTTTCCGCTCTTTATCTCCAAGAACAATAATAATCTTTTCGCCTCTTAATCACACAGGCGAAATGATCCCTtccaccgccgccgccctcCTCACCCTCACAGCTGGTGCCGCCTTCGCCCATACCGGATGTGGTGGCCACGAGATTGGTCGGCGAAATGTTGGCGGTCCCATGTTGTATCGTCGAGCTGTCACCGATGAAGCTAGTGCTGCTGTCAGTACAGGTAGGTTAATACAATACAATACAATCGTATTCTATGACAATGACTGACCATAACGACCACGTAGACATCAACACCGAGTGTACAGCCTACAGTTATGCCCCTGTGACCGAGTTGatatcctctttcccgaCTATTTGGCAGACTGCTTCCATCCCCTCCAATGACACAGAAGCCCAACAACTTTTTGGGAAAATTAACTCCACTCTTAATACCAAGATTCCAAATGATGTACCCCACGGAACCCCCACGGGTGATTGGACCGGTGTGAACTACTCTAACAGTGACCCGGACTGTTGGTGGACTCATAACAAGTGCACGACTCCTTCCAACGACACTGGTTTGCAAGCCGATATCTCCATCGCACCCGAGCCAATGACATGGGGTTTGGGTTTTGACGATGGACCTAACTGTAGTCACAACGCTTTGTATGATCTTCTTTTGGAGAACAACCAGAAGGCTACCATGTACGTGATCATCTCTCTTTATTCATGTCCAAACTTATGTATGTAAAAGGTTTTTCATTGGATCCAATGTCTTGGACTGGCCTCTCCAGGCTATGAGGGCTCACGACGAAGGTCATGAAATATGTGTTCACACCTGGTCTCATCAATACATGACCGCCCTCAGTAACGAGGTCGTCTTTGCCGAATTGTACTACACCCAGAAAGCCATCAAGGCTGTTCTCGGAGTTACTCCCCAGTGCTGGTATGTTGGCACTTTGGTGGAATCGTGTGAGACTATAGCTAATGATGACACAGGCGACCTCCGTACGGTGATGTCGACAACAGAGTTCGTATGATTGCCGAGGGACTCAACCTGACTACCATCATCTGGTCAGACGACACCGATGACTGGGCGGCTGGAACCAACGGCGTCACTGAGCAAGACGTCACAAATAACTACCAGTCAGTGATCGACAAGGCTGGTAACGGTACATACACTACTCACGGCCCCGTTGTTCTTAACCACGAGCTCAGTAAGTCTCTCCCAACGACTAAACCGATGTTTGCTCACGATGTCCTCTTCAGCCAACTACACCATGTCTGTCTTCATGACTATGTTCCCCAAGATCAAATCAGCTTTCAACTACATTGTCCCCATTTGCACTGCATACAACATCACCCAACCATATGCCGAAAGTAATATCACTTGTCCCAACTTTGAAACTTACATCTCTGGTGTCACAAACATCAGCAGCTCTACCACTCagaaagatggaagcagCTCAACAAACACTGCTTCTGGTTCCGGCGCCGCTGGTAGTGCCAGTGCCACTAGCAGCAGCGACGACTCAAGCAGCTCTGGTGGCTCAAGCGGCTCTAGTGGCTCAAACAACGCTAGCAGTGGTGCTTTGGGCATGTTCGACAGTTTGTCAGGAGTGGGTCTTATTTTGGGGGGTGTAGTTGCTGGTGTGATGCTGCTGTAATGTGATGTGCTTTAGCACGAAAAAAATGGACAGTATATCAAACGTCACATGACGTACTATGTATCCAAACGGACAATATTACAATATTATTCTTAATGCATCATACAAACATAGTAGCATTGCCATAATCCTGAAGTCTACTGGTTCGGGTGAGACACCCGTCAATCTAATTCTGTTAAGGGCATTTGATGATTGTCAGTTCTACGTAGTGCCGAAACGAAGATTGAGTTTCTGTTATCTAACAGACGAAAAGGAACGCTGATATGCACTGCCATTTATCTGAGATCCAATGATATCTATAAAGAATGCTTTCCGCCGTATATAGGGTAAGCCTGTAATGACTGACGCACAATAATATTATGAAATCTGGCCCCTACTTTAGTGCTGTGATCTTTGACTTCTGATTACGCATGGTTTACATATATGCCAGATCTTGGAGAGCTATTACTGCTGAGCCTACTAAAGAGAAACCTTGCATGTCCATAGCCATAAGGCATAAAATTTGGCTCCCGCAACATGTCAACAAAAAGTGGATCCCCTTGAGATCGATACTTTCGTCTGTAGCACTTAGGCACATGGATTACGAATCCCATCGGGATGCCGGGCCGGTGGGTCTGATGCCTGGTGGTAACTGGAGAGCGGCCATTCGCCAGAAATATATACATTTTAGTATTCCTGCCAACATTTTTTactccatttccttcccctgTTTTCCCCCAACAAGATGCTCGCCCGTGTCCTTACCCGTGCTCGCCCACAGCGAAGCCTTTCCGCCCAATGCTTTTCCACAGCTTCTGCACCTCGCACGAAATACACCCACAGGACAACAGCCATCCTAGCTGGTATCGCATCAGCAGTACGtgtccatctccatccatcacaCACAGCCTGCTGACCTCTTTCTTCACTCTTAAGGGTATCGCACTGACTTATCAGTCTTGGAACCCCGTCAGAGCAGATGAGTCCTCAAATGCTCGAGCCCCTGGCGTGTCGACTGTCCAGCCCAGTGGGCAAAAGTTGGTCAGCTTTGAGGAAGTGCAGAAACATAACAAGCGGGACGATTGCTGGGTGATAATAGATGTAAGAGGGCAATCGGATCTCAAAATCTATTGCAAAGTGAGCTAATAAGCTCTGCTTTAGGGAAAGATTTATGATGTGACAGATTTCTTGGAAAATCATCCCGGGGGAGCTGAAATCATCATTGCCAACGCTGGGAAGGATGCTACGTGAGTAAATACAAGTACATCGTTTCTGTATCTCACCCAAaccaaaaaaggaaaatatTCAAGCCCCTTCATCCCCCTGACGCTCTGGACATGCTCGATCCCTCTCAACATCTTGGCCCGGTGGACCCGACAACGATGCCGGAaccggaagaagaggagccaACAGAGGAGGACTTACGCATGGAAGAAGCCAGGAAATCCATGCCGGGGGTCGATGGAATGTTACTAGTACAGGACTTTGAAGACTGGGCGGAAAAGGTGATGAGTGGTACAGCTTGGAACTATTACAAAAGTGCAGCAGATAGGGAGAAAAGTGAGTCGCCCGGACGGTAAATGAAGCTCTCGGAAATACTAATATTTACCACAGCTGCCGCTGAGAACGAAAAAGCCTTCGACCGATACTTCTTCCGCCCCAGAATACTTCGAGACGCGACTACTGGTAGTACTGAGACGGAATTCATGGGTATGAAGACGACTATGCCTGTTTTCATTTCCCCTGCCGCCATGGCGAAACTCGGAAATCCTTTAGGAGAAGTCAATTTGACAAGAGGGGCTGGTGCATGTGGCATAGTACAAGGAGTAAATGCTTTTTGTCACAACCATCTTCCCTAATAGCTGACGATTTGGTTACCGACAGATCTCGATCAACGCTTCCTGTTCTCTGGACGAGATCATGACTGCTAGAAAAGATGGACAACCTGTGATGTTCCAGATCTATCTCAATAAAGATCGGGCAGCTTCCATTGCCCTCCTCAAGAAAGTCACTGCACTTGGAGCCAACGCAATTATCTTCACAGTTGATACGGCTTGGCGTAGTAAACGAACGATGGATGTCAGAGCCAAAGCACAAGTGGCTCCACCGCCCAGTAGCAGTGGTCAGCAAAAGAGCGCTTCACCTTTAGGTGTCAGTCAAGCAATCTCAGGCTACCAAGATACAAATTTGACATGGAAAGACATTGACTTCATACGGGTATGTGAACACGCGTAAGGTTACAAAAATACTTACTTATATCGTTGCAGGAACATACAAACTTACCCATTATCGTGAAGGGTGTTCAGTGtgtggaggatgtggatCTATGCGCCAAAGCCGGCGTGCAAGGCGTGATTCTCGTAGGTTGATTCATTGACTTATTCTGAATAAGCCGGGCTCTTTGACTGACAGCTGGCACAGTCTAATCACGGAGGAAGGCAATGTGATTAGTGAGCATAGATTTGGCCACTCAGCTTTTCAACATTTCTGACAAACCTTTAGTGCCCCTGCACCTATAGATCTTCTTTATGAGCTGCGCTGTAATCGACCGGATCTCTTCGACAAAATCGAAGTTATGATGGATGGCGGTGTTCGATCGGGTGCAGACGTGGTGAAGGCGATTGCTCTTGGTGCCAAGGCTGTTGGAattggaagaagctttTTGTACGCTAACGGCACACATGGTGAAGAGGGTGTTGTCAGGCTTTGCCAAA
It contains:
- a CDS encoding agmatinase, whose product is MYGSLGVSILLMAATPIVLAKIQEGGGYSQQLDPWNDEYANTPDLSFSGVASFAHLPHKRCLDIRDAAFDIALLGVPFDSAVSFRPGARFGPYALRSGSRRQRPDRGYSSRLEVNPYSGDLSILDCGDVPVTPFDPATAIKQINAAYRSLLHHPVVSPEKMQNLNMQRGLDGKIHPRIITLGGDHTIVLPILDAVHEIYGPVSVIHFDAHIDTWNPYRYVGSVSVQAELNHGTFFWHAYEKGFIKPNSSIHAGIRTRFGGPQDLEDDVTAGFDLIHTFDLDDFGVDWISEKIKNRIGGGPVVISLDVDVMDPAFVPATGTPESGGWTSRELRRILHSLSGLNIVALDIVELSPAYDTNAEISAIAAADMVYDFLSILTLGVDNRNDAVSGIKTSKDEL
- a CDS encoding L-mandelate dehydrogenase, with the protein product MLARVLTRARPQRSLSAQCFSTASAPRTKYTHRTTAILAGIASAGIALTYQSWNPVRADESSNARAPGVSTVQPSGQKLVSFEEVQKHNKRDDCWVIIDGKIYDVTDFLENHPGGAEIIIANAGKDATKIFKPLHPPDALDMLDPSQHLGPVDPTTMPEPEEEEPTEEDLRMEEARKSMPGVDGMLLVQDFEDWAEKVMSGTAWNYYKSAADREKTAAENEKAFDRYFFRPRILRDATTGSTETEFMGMKTTMPVFISPAAMAKLGNPLGEVNLTRGAGACGIVQGISINASCSLDEIMTARKDGQPVMFQIYLNKDRAASIALLKKVTALGANAIIFTVDTAWRSKRTMDVRAKAQVAPPPSSSGQQKSASPLGVSQAISGYQDTNLTWKDIDFIREHTNLPIIVKGVQCVEDVDLCAKAGVQGVILSNHGGRQCDYAPAPIDLLYELRCNRPDLFDKIEVMMDGGVRSGADVVKAIALGAKAVGIGRSFLYANGTHGEEGVVRLCQILAEEITNTMRNIGAPRLEDLKPEMVGPAGPWVGNNVPPYVKTQ
- a CDS encoding chitin deacetylase 2; its protein translation is MIPSTAAALLTLTAGAAFAHTGCGGHEIGRRNVGGPMLYRRAVTDEASAAVSTDINTECTAYSYAPVTELISSFPTIWQTASIPSNDTEAQQLFGKINSTLNTKIPNDVPHGTPTGDWTGVNYSNSDPDCWWTHNKCTTPSNDTGLQADISIAPEPMTWGLGFDDGPNCSHNALYDLLLENNQKATMFFIGSNVLDWPLQAMRAHDEGHEICVHTWSHQYMTALSNEVVFAELYYTQKAIKAVLGVTPQCWRPPYGDVDNRVRMIAEGLNLTTIIWSDDTDDWAAGTNGVTEQDVTNNYQSVIDKAGNGTYTTHGPVVLNHELTNYTMSVFMTMFPKIKSAFNYIVPICTAYNITQPYAESNITCPNFETYISGVTNISSSTTQKDGSSSTNTASGSGAAGSASATSSSDDSSSSGGSSGSSGSNNASSGALGMFDSLSGVGLILGGVVAGVMLL